A stretch of DNA from Corallococcus silvisoli:
GGGCGGGCGGCCAAGCGCAATCACAGACATCCTCGCGGACGCCGTTGCCCGGGCGCGGCGGCCGGGGCAACGGCCGCCGCGCCCACTCAGTAGCCCACGCGCAGACAGCCCGGTGGCAGCGCGGCCTCCAGGCGCTTCACCTCCGCCGGGGGGACGCGGTCGAGTCCCAGCTTGAACTGCTTGAGTCCGGCGAGCCGGGAGAGGTTCCCAGGCAGGGCGGTCAGGTTCCCCTGGAAGAACCCGGCGTGGGTCAGCCCGGGCATCCGCGCCATGCCGGCCACCAGCGCTTCAAGGCGCGCGGGTGGCGTCTGGAAGAAGCGCCACCACCAGAGCTTCTTGAGTCGCGGCAGCCGGAGCAGCACCTGGGGAAAGTCCTCCAGCGCCATCGCGTCGAGGTACAGCTCCTCCAGCGTCTCCAGCTCGCTGAACGCGTCCGGGAGCCGCGTGAGCTTGTCGCAATACCGCAGGCTCAGCGACTGGAGCGCGGGGAGGCGGCAGAGCTCCACGGGGAGGGTCGTCAGCGGGAGGGACTCCAGGGAGAGGACCCGCAGCGCCTTCAGCTCGCCAATGCGAGGGGAGAGCGCCTCGATGTCGTTGCTGTCGAGCGTGAGCTCCTCCAGCCAGGTGAGCGAGAAGAGCGCCTCGGGGAGGGTCTTCAGTTGTTTCAGCGGGAGCCCGAGCCGAGGGATTTGCTCGCCACGCGCCGCCTTCGCCTTCACGGCGGCGATGGCCTTGTCCGCCGGGCTGATCCGCGTGTCCTCCAGCACGGGCTCCCCCGCGCGCAGCTTCGCCAGGAGCCCTTGCGGGTCGAGCGTCGATTCGAGGACGCCATCCTCGTCTTCTTCCACCGCGCGCCAGGTGCCGGGAAGGAGCGCGTCGTGCGGAGGGAGCCGCTGGCGAGGGGCGCCCGCGGTGGTGAGGTTGGTGCCCACGAGCACCTCCACGTCGAGCGCTCCCTGGACCAGGAGGTGGTGGCCCCCCTCGGCGAGGGTGTTCGCCGTCAGCCCCCCCGCGACGCAGAAGAGGTCGTCATTCAGCGAGGCGCCGAAGAGGAGTCCGTGGATCCGCGCGTCGCCCGCGACGAACAGGGTGGAGAACGTCGCGATGTTCTCCGCCTCCAGGTCTCCCAGCACCACCAGGAGGGTGTGGTCGGCCGCGTGTCCGTCCTCGAGCAGGCCGTTGATCCGGACGTTGCCGGAGACGACGAGCGGCCTGGGCCCGATGACCAGCGAGTCCGCCTCCAGGTCTCCTTCGTGGAAGAGGACGCCGTTCTCCGCGGTGCCTTGCCACCCCGGGGCCAGTCGCGCCGACCAGCCAGGGCCCGCCGCCGCCTCCACGCGGGGCCACAGCTCCTTCGCGGACACCTCTCGTCCCCACACCTCCGCCGCGTCCTTTTTCTCCACCATGTCGCTGGAACTCCCCCTCTTCGCATGGAGGCCGTGTGCTCGCATGGCTCCAGGTCCTGGCGCGGCTGGGAGTGTATTCGACGGGAGCGCGGCCGGGGGTTCAGCAGGGCACTGACGGTTTGGGGAGGGCGCAGCCCGCGGAGGCGTCGGTGATAGGTAGGGCGGACCCCATCACGCGCGGGGGGCCGTCATCCCCTCGGGACGGACCCCCGCGTTCTTCGCGGGACGACAGGGAGCGGTGCATGGCGTCGGTGGACACGGACAGGCAGCAGTTGATGGCGTTGCTGGAGCAGTACCGCGCGGGCTTCGAGGCCCTGGACGTCGCCCGGCTCCAGGCGCTCTGGGATCGCGAGTACCCGCACCTCGTCTACGTCCCGCAGGAGCGAGCGAAGCCGGTGCAGGGCTGGGTGGGCATCGCGAAGTACTACGACGGCCTCCGGGACCATCTGGCGAAGGGCGCGCGCATGTCCCTGGCGGACGTGTGGCTCGACGTGATGGGGGAGACGGCCTTCGCCTTCCTCACCTACCACTACGAGGGGGCGCGGGTGGACATCGAGGGCCCGTACGCGAACGACGGGCGCGTGAGCTTCGTCTTCCACCGCAAGGCCGGGACGTGGAAGGCGATCCACTACCACGAGTCCGCTCCCGGCCCGGTGTGAGCGGGCCTACGCCCGGGGGACGAGCCCCTGGTCGCGCAGGAAGGCCAGCGTGCGCGCCACGCCGTCCGTGAGCGGGGTGGGGCGGAAGCCCAGCTCGCGCTGTGCCTTGGAGGCGTTCACGTGGGCCTCCCAGCGCATGAACGAGAGCTGGCCCGGAGCGACGAGCGGCGTGAAGGGGAACACGCGCGCGAGCGGCGCGGACACGCGGGCCAGGGCCTCCATCAGGAAGACGGGCGCCACGGCGGGCGGCTTGCCGGCCCCCGCGGCCTGATGGATGGCGAGGGCGAGGTCCGCGTTGCTCACGTACTGGTCGGAGACGAGGTAGCGCTCGCCGTTGACGCCGCGTCCAGCGGCGGCGAGGTGCGCGTCGGTGACGCCGTCCACGTAGACCACGGACATGCCGCCCGGCGGGAGCAGCGGGGCCTTCTTGTTGAGCAGCTGGATGAAGAAGGAGTTGAGGCCCACGTGCACGGGGCTGGGACCGTAGACGGCGGACGGGTTGACGTAGACGACGTCCAGGCCCTGCTGGCGGATGGCCTCCACGGCGCGCTCGGCATCCTGCTTGGAGCGCTCGTAGGCGGTGGGCTTGTGCTGGTGGTCGATGTTGGCTTCGGTGAGCTCCCCGCCCCGGGGCGCGCCAAAGACATCCATGGTGGAGGTGTAGACCACGCGGCGCACCTTCGCGGCGTGCGCGGCGGACAGGACGTTCACGCTGCCCTGGCGGTTCACGCGGTCGAAGATGCTGTCATCGCGCTGCCACTGCTCCGGCATGCCCGCGGCGTGGAAGACGAGCTCCACGTCCTGCATCGCGGCGGGCAGCGTGCCCGGGGAGGTGATGTCCCCGGGGATGAGCCGCACGGAGGCGGGGAGCAGCTTCGCGGCCCGGGCCGGGTCCCGCACGAGCGCGCTTACGGAGTCCCCCTGCTTCGCGAGCCGCTGGGCGATGGCGTTGCCGATGAGGCCGGTGGCCCCGGTGACGAGGACGTTCATGGGCCCGGCAATCTAGCCGGGTCGCCGGGTTTCCTGGAGGGGACCGGTTTCGTGGACCCGACCGATCAACGTTTCCGCGCGCCATGCGTGACGGCCGCCTCGCGCGCGGGGCGGAGCCCATCGATGAACATGCCGGTGAGGCGTGGAATGCGCTTGGGCCCGGACGCGTCCTGCGCGGCGGAGAGGGAGATCGCCATCGCCATGCACACCACGTCATCCAGGGAGATGTCGCCGCGAACCTCTCCCGCGCGCTGCGCGGCCTCCAGCAGGCGCTGTCCTTCCTCCGTCGTCGCGTGACACCCCACGGTGCCGCTCCGCAGCACGATGCCCAGCGACGCCGCGAGCCCCTGGTAGAGGCCCGCGTAGTGCACCAGCTCCTCCAGGAAGAGGCGCAGGGCTTCGAGCGCCGACACGGAAGCCGACCGCTCGCGGCTCTCCTGCGCGAGCTTCAGGAACCGCTCGTCACAGGTCGCGCCGAGCAGCGCCTCGCGCGTCGGGAAGTGGCGGTAGAGCGTCCCGATGCCGACGCCCGCCTCCTTCGCCACGTCATTGAGCGACGCGTCCGCGCCGCGCTCGGAGAACACGGCGTCGGCCGCCACGAGCAGCCTGTCGCGATTGCGCCGCGCATCCGCGCGCATGGCGCCGCCGGTCGCGTCGTCCGTCGATGTCTTCGGGAGCTTCATTGCCACTTGATAAGCGGAGCATAGCTCCGTATTTAAACGGAGCAACCATCCGCTTATCCGAAGAAAGGCAGATGTGATGGCGACCCAAGACAAGTGCGTGTTGGTACTCGGTGCGACGGGACAGCAGGGGGGCGCGACGGCGAGGGCGCTGCGGGGGGACGGCTGGCGCGTCCGCGCGCTGGTGCGCGACCCTTCGAGCGCGAAGGCCCGGGCGCTGGAGGCGGGGGGCGTGGAGCTGGTGCGGGGGGACATGGGCGAGCGCGTGTCGCTCGAACGCGCGCTGGAGGGCGCGTACGGCGTCTTCAGCGTCCAGCCGAGCTCGGGGCAGCCGCAGTATGGGGTGACGGACGAGGACGAGTTCCGCTTCGGCGCGGGCGTCGTGGACGCGGCGAAGGCCGCCGGGGTCGAGCACTTCGTCTACACGTCGATGGCGGGACTGCGCCCTGGCACGGGGGTGGGCCACTTCGAGAGCAAGTGGCGGATCGAAGAGTACGTCCGGGCAAGCGGCCTCCGCGCGACCATCGTGCGGCCGGGGGCCTTCATGGAGCTGCTGCTGGAGCCGCACATGGGGCTGGCGGAGCGCGCCTTGAGGTTCTTCCTCCAGCCGGAGGGCCGGATGC
This window harbors:
- a CDS encoding TetR/AcrR family transcriptional regulator, whose amino-acid sequence is MKLPKTSTDDATGGAMRADARRNRDRLLVAADAVFSERGADASLNDVAKEAGVGIGTLYRHFPTREALLGATCDERFLKLAQESRERSASVSALEALRLFLEELVHYAGLYQGLAASLGIVLRSGTVGCHATTEEGQRLLEAAQRAGEVRGDISLDDVVCMAMAISLSAAQDASGPKRIPRLTGMFIDGLRPAREAAVTHGARKR
- a CDS encoding SDR family NAD(P)-dependent oxidoreductase, translating into MNVLVTGATGLIGNAIAQRLAKQGDSVSALVRDPARAAKLLPASVRLIPGDITSPGTLPAAMQDVELVFHAAGMPEQWQRDDSIFDRVNRQGSVNVLSAAHAAKVRRVVYTSTMDVFGAPRGGELTEANIDHQHKPTAYERSKQDAERAVEAIRQQGLDVVYVNPSAVYGPSPVHVGLNSFFIQLLNKKAPLLPPGGMSVVYVDGVTDAHLAAAGRGVNGERYLVSDQYVSNADLALAIHQAAGAGKPPAVAPVFLMEALARVSAPLARVFPFTPLVAPGQLSFMRWEAHVNASKAQRELGFRPTPLTDGVARTLAFLRDQGLVPRA
- a CDS encoding NmrA/HSCARG family protein produces the protein MATQDKCVLVLGATGQQGGATARALRGDGWRVRALVRDPSSAKARALEAGGVELVRGDMGERVSLERALEGAYGVFSVQPSSGQPQYGVTDEDEFRFGAGVVDAAKAAGVEHFVYTSMAGLRPGTGVGHFESKWRIEEYVRASGLRATIVRPGAFMELLLEPHMGLAERALRFFLQPEGRMQFIASNDIGVLVARVFADPHAHVGTTLELAGDELTGNQLAEKIGRATHTSISYARFPPEFLARSALLRRLVEVVDEGMLVGDADIPALRRLSPGLLTFDAWLERGGAAEIQARFAV
- a CDS encoding leucine-rich repeat domain-containing protein, producing MVEKKDAAEVWGREVSAKELWPRVEAAAGPGWSARLAPGWQGTAENGVLFHEGDLEADSLVIGPRPLVVSGNVRINGLLEDGHAADHTLLVVLGDLEAENIATFSTLFVAGDARIHGLLFGASLNDDLFCVAGGLTANTLAEGGHHLLVQGALDVEVLVGTNLTTAGAPRQRLPPHDALLPGTWRAVEEDEDGVLESTLDPQGLLAKLRAGEPVLEDTRISPADKAIAAVKAKAARGEQIPRLGLPLKQLKTLPEALFSLTWLEELTLDSNDIEALSPRIGELKALRVLSLESLPLTTLPVELCRLPALQSLSLRYCDKLTRLPDAFSELETLEELYLDAMALEDFPQVLLRLPRLKKLWWWRFFQTPPARLEALVAGMARMPGLTHAGFFQGNLTALPGNLSRLAGLKQFKLGLDRVPPAEVKRLEAALPPGCLRVGY
- a CDS encoding YybH family protein, producing the protein MASVDTDRQQLMALLEQYRAGFEALDVARLQALWDREYPHLVYVPQERAKPVQGWVGIAKYYDGLRDHLAKGARMSLADVWLDVMGETAFAFLTYHYEGARVDIEGPYANDGRVSFVFHRKAGTWKAIHYHESAPGPV